Genomic segment of Mycolicibacterium sarraceniae:
CACCGGCCCGACGGCGTAGGGGTCGAGGCCGTCGCGCAGCAGTGCACCTTGCGCCAGATACGAGTATGTGTCGCGGCTGAACAGCGGAACGCTCAGCAACAGCGGCGCCAGCCAGAACCCCGTCGTCGCGATCATCGAGTAATCGCTGACCTCGGCGTCGGTTTGGGTAACGCGTCTGCCCACCCACAGCCAGGCCACCAGCATCACCACCACGCCGCCCCACAGCAGCACCGACGACACCACCAGGCCGTGGCCGAACCGCAGCCACGACAGGTGCAGCGACTCGAGCAGCGGGTCGTGCTGGCGGGTGCTCCCGGCACCCAGGCCGCCGAGGGTGATCAGGACCGCGCCGAGAAAACCGAGCAGCGCCGGCCGGCCCTCGTCGCCGGCCGTGAACGCCGCCAGGCGGGCAGCGCCGGCCTGCGGTTTTGGTGGGGTGGATGCGCGAGCGGACATGGGCCTAGGCCGACCGATTCGCGGCCAATCTGGCGAGCTCCGTGAGCCCGGCCTTGGCAGGCGCGTTGATCGGTGCGCTGCCCAGCAGGCCCAGCGCGCGGTTGGTGAGCAGCTCGATGCGGGCCTCCACCGCAGCCAGTGCACCGACCGACTCGATGACATCGCACAGCTGGCGCACGTCGGCGTCGGTCAGCTCGGTGCCGATACCGGCCCGCAGCCTTTCGGCGGCGCCCGCATCGGTGGCGGTGGCCCGCTCGACGGCCTCGGCCAGCAGCACGGTGCGCTTCCCGGAGCGCAGGTCGTCCCCGGAGGGCTTACCCGTCACGGCGGGGTCCCCGAACACGCCGAGCACGTCGTCGCGCAGCTGGAACGCGACACCCAGGTCGGTGCCCAGCTCATGGAAGATGCTCTGCACATCGGGCCGGTCGGCGGCGGCCGCGGCGCCCAGCTGCAGTGGCCGCGAGATGGTGTAGGACGCGGTCTTGAACGTGTTGACGTTCATCGCCGATTCGATCGACTCGGCGCCGCTGGATTCGGCCACGATGTCGAGATACTGACCGCCGAGGACTTCGGTGCGGATATCGGACCACACTCGCTGGACGCGGCGCCGCCCGTCGGCCGACAGATCCACCGCGGCGACGATATCGTCGGCCCACACCAGCGACAGGTCGCCCAGCAGGATGGCCGCCGACCGGCCGAACTGCTCGGGAGAGCCGCGCCAGCCACGGCTGCGGTGCAGGTCGGTGAAGTGGACGTGGGCCGTGGGCCAGCCGCGCCGGGTCGCCGAATCGTCGATCACGTCGTCGTGGACCAGCGCGCAGGCGTGCAGCAGCTCCAGCGCCGAGAACAGCAGCAGGATCCCGTCGTCCACGCTTGCGTCGGGCTCGGCGGTCACCGCGCGGTAGCCCCAGTAGGCGAACGCGGGCCGCACTCGTTTGCCACCGCGCAGGACGAAGTCCTCCAGGGCCGCGATGAGCCCGTCGTAGTCGGTGCCGATATAGGCGGCGTCGGCGCGGCGGCCAGCCAGATATCCCCGCAGTTGATCAGTAACGGCGCCGGCCAGCTGGACGGCTGACGGAGCTGCTGCTTGGACGCTCAGCGCGGCGCCCCTTTCTGTGAACGAGGGTGGGTGCTCCCAGAGTAGAGCGTTGGTAGTAATTTGCTCCACCCAGCGGCTAGCTGTCGGACTGATCGGCTCCTGCGAACCGCGGTGCACGGTCGCGGCTTACCCAGGCCAGCCAACCGATGACACCGCAGACGACCAGCGCGCCGAGCCCGAGCCACATCACCGCGCCGGTGAACGACCGGGTGCTGGGGTCGGTGTAGCGGGCCTGGGCGCTCATGGACGACACGACGCCCGGCTTGAGCTTCCACTCGACGACGTCGGTGTCGATCCGGTTGCCGTTGGTGGAGGTCACCTCGCCGGGAAAGGACACCGTCAACTCCACATCGGCATCGGGGTCGCTGACGCTGGTCAGATCGACCCGGCCTTCCAGGATCACCAGATTGCCCGCCCGGCGCAGCGAAACGTCGACCCCGGCCGCCTCACGGTTGAGGTTGGCCAGCTGCGGCACCTCGGAGAAGCTCAGGTTCG
This window contains:
- the idsA2 gene encoding bifunctional (2E,6E)-farnesyl/geranyl diphosphate synthase is translated as MAGAVTDQLRGYLAGRRADAAYIGTDYDGLIAALEDFVLRGGKRVRPAFAYWGYRAVTAEPDASVDDGILLLFSALELLHACALVHDDVIDDSATRRGWPTAHVHFTDLHRSRGWRGSPEQFGRSAAILLGDLSLVWADDIVAAVDLSADGRRRVQRVWSDIRTEVLGGQYLDIVAESSGAESIESAMNVNTFKTASYTISRPLQLGAAAAADRPDVQSIFHELGTDLGVAFQLRDDVLGVFGDPAVTGKPSGDDLRSGKRTVLLAEAVERATATDAGAAERLRAGIGTELTDADVRQLCDVIESVGALAAVEARIELLTNRALGLLGSAPINAPAKAGLTELARLAANRSA
- a CDS encoding LppM family (lipo)protein gives rise to the protein MRDRSRRLRLRAVALLLLLVAPLAVGCVRVHASITVSPDDQVSGQILAAAKPRDSSDQGPQFDLNVPFSQKISVSKYDTDDYVGSQAVFSNLSFSEVPQLANLNREAAGVDVSLRRAGNLVILEGRVDLTSVSDPDADVELTVSFPGEVTSTNGNRIDTDVVEWKLKPGVVSSMSAQARYTDPSTRSFTGAVMWLGLGALVVCGVIGWLAWVSRDRAPRFAGADQSDS